From one Candidatus Zixiibacteriota bacterium genomic stretch:
- a CDS encoding DNA alkylation repair protein codes for MKYTEVLKRLKSMANPDALEGMARYGITATKSYGVSAPKLRTLAKEIGKNHELALKLFGAGILDARLLAALIDDPKLVTRSQMESWVKQLENWGDCDCCCSVLFDKTPYAYDKAFQWSKRKAEVVKRAGFSLMAVLAVHDKKAPDEKLAQFLPVIKRESIDERSLVKKAVNWALRQIGKRNQNLNRLAIKVGEQIRLIDSRSARWIASDALRELKSEQVQARLKQKLALRRQQ; via the coding sequence ATGAAATACACTGAAGTGCTGAAACGCCTCAAGAGCATGGCAAATCCAGATGCTCTCGAGGGCATGGCGCGCTATGGGATTACTGCGACAAAGAGCTATGGAGTCTCGGCCCCAAAACTCCGCACACTGGCCAAAGAAATCGGTAAGAATCACGAACTTGCTCTGAAGCTGTTCGGTGCGGGCATCCTGGACGCTCGCTTGCTTGCTGCATTAATCGACGATCCGAAACTGGTTACACGCAGCCAGATGGAGTCCTGGGTGAAGCAACTGGAGAATTGGGGAGACTGCGATTGCTGCTGTAGCGTGCTGTTCGACAAGACGCCATACGCCTATGACAAGGCATTCCAGTGGAGCAAACGCAAGGCTGAGGTTGTCAAGCGTGCCGGATTCTCGCTGATGGCCGTTCTCGCAGTCCATGACAAGAAAGCACCAGATGAGAAGCTGGCGCAATTCCTGCCGGTTATCAAACGAGAATCAATCGATGAGCGGAGCCTTGTTAAGAAAGCTGTCAACTGGGCGCTGAGGCAGATTGGGAAGAGAAACCAGAATCTGAATCGGCTGGCGATCAAAGTTGGCGAGCAAATCAGGCTGATCGATTCTCGATCCGCGCGATGGATAGCCTCTGACGCTCTCCGTGAATTGAAAAGCGAGCAGGTGCAGGCACGGCTGAAGCAAAAACTAGCTCTGCGGCGACAGCAGTGA
- a CDS encoding outer membrane beta-barrel protein, translated as MKRAVIVLTILVLFGTYSTADAQFGKIITLGGGISSVQKPDSFSDYYKRGYNGSAALGFGIVPGVSIHAMIEYNSFPLDTDKIKEIAALLEMNPEVSGDDLTVISGFVLARVRLLLLAPGSSPYAIGGVGLVRAGVSNIELAAEDPQDNITIRLESETATAITVGAGFDFGFAPKTSIFIEGRYVRAFFKDDNFAYIPIKAGLNISL; from the coding sequence ATGAAGAGAGCAGTTATCGTTTTGACGATTCTGGTATTATTCGGCACATACTCTACGGCGGACGCACAGTTCGGCAAGATCATTACTCTCGGCGGTGGAATAAGCTCAGTGCAGAAACCTGATTCATTCAGCGATTATTACAAGCGCGGATATAATGGCAGTGCCGCTCTTGGTTTCGGGATTGTCCCGGGTGTCAGCATTCATGCCATGATCGAATACAACAGCTTTCCACTCGACACCGACAAAATCAAAGAAATAGCTGCTCTGCTTGAGATGAACCCGGAAGTCAGCGGCGATGACCTCACCGTGATATCGGGCTTCGTTCTGGCGAGGGTGCGACTATTGTTGCTCGCTCCCGGATCGTCACCATATGCAATCGGAGGTGTCGGACTTGTGCGCGCTGGTGTGTCGAACATAGAGCTGGCAGCCGAGGACCCTCAGGATAATATCACGATACGATTGGAGAGCGAAACGGCGACGGCGATAACGGTCGGCGCCGGATTCGATTTCGGTTTTGCTCCGAAGACGTCTATCTTCATCGAGGGCCGCTATGTGCGCGCATTCTTCAAGGATGACAACTTCGCATATATCCCGATCAAAGCCGGGTTGAATATTAGTTTGTAG
- a CDS encoding cupin domain-containing protein, with the protein MPTINDIIKLLNLQPLPTEGGLFVETYRSNEAVQKAALAGRYTSDRAFASAIYYLLAPDTFSHMHSLKSDEIFHFYLGDPVTMLQLHPDGNSEIITLGQNIEKGERLQVIVPHGTWQGARLIDGGGFALMGTTVAPAYDPDDFELGQRDDLIRQFPDNANLIRQLTA; encoded by the coding sequence ATGCCAACGATTAATGACATAATCAAGCTGCTCAACCTGCAGCCACTTCCGACCGAGGGTGGACTGTTTGTTGAGACGTACAGATCGAATGAGGCGGTGCAGAAAGCTGCTCTCGCCGGCAGGTACACATCCGACCGCGCTTTCGCATCCGCGATATATTATCTGCTCGCACCCGACACATTCTCGCACATGCACAGCTTGAAGTCAGATGAGATCTTTCATTTCTATCTCGGCGATCCGGTGACAATGCTGCAACTCCATCCAGACGGTAATTCGGAGATCATCACGCTCGGTCAGAATATCGAGAAAGGGGAGAGGTTGCAGGTAATCGTGCCGCACGGCACCTGGCAGGGGGCACGTCTGATCGACGGGGGAGGGTTTGCGTTGATGGGAACTACCGTCGCGCCAGCGTATGACCCCGATGATTTCGAGCTTGGTCAACGCGATGATCTGATCCGACAATTTCCCGATAATGCAAACCTGATTCGTCAGCTTACAGCTTAA
- a CDS encoding YbjQ family protein: MIMVTSDEVPGKTIIKTLGLVRGNTIRARHIGRDIMAGLRTIVGGEITEYTKMLAESREQALDRMTAEAEKIGGNAIVALRFGTSSVMKGAAELLAYGTAVVIE; the protein is encoded by the coding sequence ATGATCATGGTGACATCTGATGAAGTGCCGGGGAAGACGATTATCAAGACCCTTGGCCTTGTGCGCGGGAATACGATCCGTGCAAGACATATCGGTCGCGATATCATGGCGGGTCTGCGAACGATCGTTGGCGGGGAGATTACTGAATACACGAAGATGCTTGCTGAATCGAGAGAGCAGGCTCTTGATCGTATGACTGCCGAAGCTGAGAAGATCGGCGGAAATGCGATTGTCGCTTTGCGTTTCGGTACTTCTTCTGTCATGAAGGGCGCCGCAGAATTGCTCGCCTATGGGACGGCGGTTGTGATAGAGTAA
- a CDS encoding RNA polymerase sigma factor — protein MFWFAVLSEEKTFAADDSELMIAVKTGNPKAFKVLVERYKKKAYFIALGLVGDSDDAYDLSQEAFIRVYNARKRFDSGKPFFSWFYTILSNLSRNQIKKRSVRSDYSRQVTDEYDPQLDNSTSPDVIIEADESKTAVWAAIEKLSYEHREVIVLRHFEDMSYEEIAGLLDIPVGSVMSRLYYARKNLRETLGDEYEQ, from the coding sequence ATGTTCTGGTTTGCTGTATTAAGTGAAGAAAAGACGTTCGCGGCGGACGATTCGGAGTTGATGATCGCTGTGAAGACAGGTAACCCAAAGGCTTTCAAAGTGCTTGTAGAGCGATACAAGAAAAAGGCGTATTTCATTGCGCTCGGTCTCGTAGGTGATTCAGATGACGCTTACGATTTGAGTCAGGAGGCTTTCATCAGGGTCTACAATGCGCGAAAGAGATTCGATTCCGGGAAACCTTTCTTCTCGTGGTTCTATACTATTCTGAGCAATCTATCAAGAAATCAGATCAAAAAGCGGTCCGTACGATCTGATTATTCTCGACAGGTAACAGATGAGTACGATCCTCAGTTGGATAACAGTACTTCGCCGGATGTTATCATCGAGGCGGATGAATCGAAGACCGCCGTGTGGGCGGCTATCGAAAAGTTATCCTACGAGCATCGCGAGGTGATCGTTCTGCGGCACTTCGAGGATATGTCTTATGAGGAGATTGCGGGGCTGTTAGACATCCCTGTTGGCAGTGTGATGTCCAGGTTGTACTACGCTCGTAAGAATCTCCGCGAAACGTTGGGTGATGAATATGAACAATGA